The Calditerrivibrio nitroreducens DSM 19672 genome window below encodes:
- a CDS encoding P-II family nitrogen regulator has translation MKKVEAIIKPFKLDEVKEKLTEIGIRGITITEVKGFGRQKGHTELYRGAEYVIDFIPKIKIEIVLPDEMVDDAIKVISEAAKTGRIGDGKIFVIPVESVVRIRTGETGENAL, from the coding sequence ATGAAAAAAGTGGAAGCTATAATAAAACCTTTTAAACTGGATGAAGTAAAAGAAAAACTTACAGAGATTGGTATTAGAGGTATTACAATTACAGAAGTCAAAGGTTTTGGCAGGCAGAAGGGTCACACTGAGCTTTATAGAGGTGCCGAATATGTAATCGATTTTATACCAAAGATCAAAATCGAGATTGTCCTGCCAGATGAAATGGTTGATGATGCCATTAAAGTAATTTCTGAAGCTGCAAAAACTGGTCGTATAGGTGATGGTAAAATTTTTGTCATTCCGGTTGAATCTGTCGTAAGAATCAGAACAGGTGAAACTGGCGAGAATGCATTATAA
- the glnA gene encoding type I glutamate--ammonia ligase, producing MTPKEVLKLIEEQNIKFVDLRFVDFFGLWQHCSYPVSMFDEDTFEDGLGFDGSSIRGWQAINNSDMLIIPDPTTAKIDPFTQVPTLIMLCKIVDPITKEPYSRDPRNIAIKATNYLKGTGIADTAFFGPEPEFFIFDDVRYACTPNESFYSFDSIEGIWNTGRDEAPNLGYKIRHKEGYFPVPPHDSLMDLRAEMALALMKLGIEVEAHHHEVASAGQVEIDIKFAPLVDQADNLMFYKYAVKNVAKLHNKVVTFMPKPMFGDNGSGLHCHQSLWKDGKPLFAGDEYAGLSELALYYIGGIIKHAKAIAAFTNPITNSYKRLVPGYEAPVNLAYSSRNRSASIRIPMYSASPKSKRIEVRFPDPSCNPYLAFTAMLMAGLDGIENKIDPGEPMDKNLYDLDPIELSNIPKMPGSLEEALDSLEKDHEFLLKGDVFTEDVISTWIAYKRQNEVAAVNMKPHPMEFMLYFDC from the coding sequence ATGACACCCAAAGAAGTTTTAAAGCTCATTGAAGAGCAAAATATTAAGTTTGTGGATTTAAGATTCGTGGATTTTTTCGGTTTGTGGCAGCATTGTTCCTATCCAGTATCTATGTTTGATGAGGATACTTTTGAGGATGGGCTTGGATTTGATGGATCAAGTATTAGAGGTTGGCAAGCCATCAACAATAGTGACATGCTCATTATACCTGATCCAACCACAGCAAAAATCGATCCTTTTACTCAGGTTCCCACATTAATAATGCTTTGTAAAATAGTAGATCCTATAACAAAAGAGCCTTATTCAAGGGATCCAAGAAACATCGCCATTAAAGCCACCAATTATCTTAAAGGTACAGGTATTGCCGACACAGCTTTTTTTGGGCCTGAACCTGAATTTTTCATTTTTGATGATGTAAGGTATGCCTGCACCCCAAATGAGAGTTTTTACTCATTCGATTCAATAGAAGGGATCTGGAATACTGGTAGAGATGAAGCCCCAAACCTTGGTTATAAAATTAGACACAAAGAAGGGTATTTCCCTGTACCACCCCATGACTCACTCATGGATTTGAGAGCAGAAATGGCTCTTGCGCTTATGAAACTTGGCATTGAAGTTGAAGCCCACCATCATGAAGTAGCCTCTGCTGGCCAGGTGGAGATTGATATTAAGTTTGCTCCATTAGTTGATCAGGCAGATAATTTGATGTTCTATAAGTATGCTGTTAAGAATGTTGCAAAGCTTCACAACAAAGTAGTTACTTTTATGCCTAAACCGATGTTTGGTGATAACGGTAGTGGTCTTCATTGTCACCAATCTCTCTGGAAAGATGGGAAACCACTTTTCGCAGGCGATGAATATGCTGGTTTGAGTGAACTTGCTCTTTATTATATCGGTGGTATTATAAAACATGCCAAGGCTATAGCAGCGTTTACCAATCCAATCACAAACTCTTATAAAAGACTTGTACCCGGATATGAGGCTCCAGTGAATCTCGCCTATTCATCAAGGAACAGAAGTGCCTCCATTAGAATCCCAATGTATTCCGCTTCTCCAAAATCCAAAAGGATCGAAGTGAGATTCCCTGATCCATCCTGCAATCCATATCTTGCATTTACCGCTATGCTCATGGCAGGGCTTGATGGTATAGAAAATAAAATAGACCCAGGTGAACCTATGGATAAAAACCTATACGATCTGGATCCAATCGAACTTTCAAATATACCAAAAATGCCAGGTTCTCTGGAAGAAGCCCTTGATTCACTCGAAAAAGATCATGAATTCCTTCTTAAAGGAGATGTATTTACTGAAGATGTCATATCCACCTGGATAGCATACAAAAGACAGAATGAAGTGGCTGCAGTCAACATGAAACCGCATCCAATGGAATTCATGTTATATTTCGACTGTTAA
- a CDS encoding F0F1 ATP synthase subunit epsilon: MAEKLRLELVSPEKQLLSIDVDEVVAPGVEGEFGVLPGHTAFLTALRIGELVYKVNGKEEYVAIEKGFFEVSNDKVTVLAEGAELGREIDLEEAIRRKLEAEKALEQLRHEDEIKFRKAEAQLRRELLRISIAEKYKK; encoded by the coding sequence ATGGCTGAAAAGCTTAGATTGGAGCTTGTGTCCCCTGAAAAGCAGCTTCTTTCTATAGATGTGGATGAAGTTGTAGCTCCAGGGGTGGAAGGGGAGTTTGGTGTACTTCCGGGCCATACCGCTTTTCTTACTGCATTAAGAATTGGGGAACTTGTTTATAAAGTTAATGGAAAAGAGGAGTATGTCGCAATAGAAAAAGGCTTCTTTGAGGTCTCCAATGATAAGGTTACAGTTTTAGCCGAAGGGGCAGAGCTTGGTAGAGAAATCGATCTTGAGGAGGCTATCAGAAGAAAGCTGGAGGCTGAGAAGGCTCTTGAGCAGTTGAGACATGAGGATGAGATTAAGTTTAGAAAAGCTGAAGCTCAGCTTCGTAGAGAGCTCTTAAGGATTTCTATTGCAGAAAAATATAAAAAATAG
- the atpD gene encoding F0F1 ATP synthase subunit beta: MTNVGKIVQVIGPVVDIKFDSGVLPEIYNAVKIENKATGTTVICEVEQHLGENTVRAVSMTSTDGLVRGMEVIDTGKAITAPVGKGALGRILNVVGDPVDEKGPVDAVDYWPIHRPAPKLEDQDTGSNILETGIKVIDLLEPYTKGGKTGLFGGAGVGKTVLIMELINNIAKQHGGYSVFCGVGERTREGNDLYLEMKESGVLDKVALVYGQMNEPPGARMRVGLTGLTIAEYFRDVEGQDVLLFIDNIFRFTQAGSEVSALLGRMPSAVGYQPTLGTEMGELQERITSTKKGSITSVQAVYVPADDLTDPAPATTFAHLDATTVLSRQIAELGIYPAVDPLDSTSRILDPNIVGVEHYTVAREVQKILQRYKELQDIIAILGMEELTEEDKLIVARARKIQRFLSQPFHVAEQFTGMKGKYVKLSDTIKGFKEIIAGKCDDLPEQAFYMVGGIEEVYEKAEQLKKRG, from the coding sequence ATGACAAATGTCGGTAAAATAGTACAGGTTATAGGACCGGTAGTCGATATAAAGTTCGATTCCGGTGTTTTACCTGAAATCTACAATGCTGTTAAAATTGAAAACAAAGCAACCGGTACCACAGTAATCTGTGAGGTTGAACAGCACCTTGGAGAAAATACAGTAAGAGCGGTGTCTATGACATCCACTGACGGTCTTGTGAGAGGGATGGAAGTCATAGATACAGGAAAAGCTATTACTGCTCCGGTAGGAAAAGGTGCTCTTGGTAGGATTCTCAACGTAGTAGGGGATCCAGTTGATGAAAAAGGTCCAGTTGATGCGGTTGATTATTGGCCAATTCACAGACCTGCTCCAAAATTGGAAGATCAGGATACAGGTAGTAATATTCTTGAAACCGGTATTAAGGTTATCGACCTTTTGGAGCCATATACTAAAGGTGGTAAAACTGGTCTTTTTGGAGGTGCAGGTGTTGGTAAGACAGTTTTAATCATGGAGCTTATCAACAATATCGCAAAACAACATGGTGGATATTCGGTATTCTGTGGTGTTGGTGAAAGAACCAGGGAAGGTAACGACCTGTATCTTGAAATGAAGGAGTCTGGAGTTCTTGATAAAGTTGCACTGGTCTATGGTCAGATGAATGAGCCCCCCGGTGCAAGGATGAGGGTTGGGCTTACTGGGCTTACAATCGCTGAATATTTCAGGGATGTGGAAGGTCAGGACGTTCTTCTCTTCATAGATAACATATTCAGGTTTACCCAGGCAGGTTCAGAGGTTTCCGCATTGTTAGGTAGGATGCCATCTGCGGTTGGTTATCAGCCTACACTTGGTACTGAAATGGGTGAATTGCAGGAGCGTATCACCTCTACTAAAAAGGGATCAATTACATCAGTTCAGGCGGTTTACGTGCCTGCGGATGACCTTACTGACCCGGCTCCAGCTACTACCTTTGCTCACCTTGATGCAACAACAGTTTTATCAAGGCAGATTGCAGAGCTTGGTATATATCCGGCGGTGGATCCTCTTGATTCCACTTCAAGGATATTAGATCCTAATATAGTGGGTGTGGAGCATTATACCGTAGCAAGGGAAGTACAGAAAATTCTTCAGAGGTATAAAGAGTTGCAGGATATTATTGCAATTCTTGGTATGGAAGAGCTTACCGAAGAGGATAAACTGATAGTTGCAAGGGCAAGAAAGATTCAGAGATTCCTTTCTCAGCCTTTCCATGTGGCCGAGCAGTTTACCGGTATGAAGGGTAAGTATGTAAAATTGTCTGATACTATTAAAGGGTTTAAAGAGATCATTGCTGGTAAATGTGATGACCTTCCGGAGCAGGCATTTTACATGGTAGGTGGAATAGAAGAAGTATACGAAAAAGCTGAACAGCTTAAGAAAAGAGGGTAA
- the atpG gene encoding ATP synthase F1 subunit gamma yields the protein MPGMRDIKRKINSVKNTQKITKAMKMVSAAKMRKAQDAMNAAKPYARKLTELVNSIGSRVSKEMHPFLQSKEEVKSIGVIVVSSDRGLCGAFNNNIIKTFSNFVRQHSDKQIKVITVGRKIDEFARKRKYNILDSYVTFGGRVRYDDAVAIGEKVNEYFISDEIDELYLIYNEFKSIVYQTPKVIKLLPVSLEESSEVDVVDYLFEPNPASLIKEILPKFLNFNIFSVLLESTAGEHGARMAAMDNATRNAGEFIRKLTLTYNKARQAAITKEILDIVNGAEALK from the coding sequence ATGCCTGGAATGAGGGATATAAAACGGAAGATAAATTCTGTCAAAAACACGCAGAAGATAACCAAAGCGATGAAAATGGTATCTGCTGCGAAGATGAGAAAGGCTCAGGATGCTATGAATGCTGCCAAGCCTTATGCAAGAAAATTGACAGAATTGGTTAATAGTATAGGTAGCCGTGTATCAAAAGAGATGCACCCTTTTTTACAGTCAAAAGAAGAGGTTAAATCTATTGGGGTGATTGTTGTTAGCTCTGATAGGGGACTGTGTGGTGCATTTAATAATAATATTATAAAAACTTTTAGCAATTTTGTAAGACAACACAGCGATAAACAGATCAAGGTAATAACAGTAGGAAGAAAGATCGACGAGTTTGCCAGGAAAAGGAAGTATAATATTCTGGATAGTTATGTCACCTTTGGCGGAAGGGTAAGGTACGACGATGCGGTGGCTATAGGTGAAAAGGTAAATGAATATTTTATCTCTGATGAAATTGATGAGTTATATCTCATATATAATGAGTTTAAAAGTATCGTTTACCAGACACCAAAAGTGATCAAACTTTTACCGGTTTCACTTGAAGAAAGCTCCGAAGTGGATGTGGTGGATTATCTGTTTGAGCCGAACCCAGCTTCTCTAATAAAAGAGATTCTTCCTAAATTTTTAAATTTTAATATTTTTAGTGTCTTACTGGAGTCAACAGCAGGTGAACATGGAGCAAGGATGGCGGCTATGGACAATGCCACAAGGAATGCTGGTGAGTTTATCAGAAAACTCACACTTACCTATAATAAGGCAAGGCAGGCTGCTATCACAAAAGAGATACTTGATATTGTAAACGGGGCAGAAGCATTAAAATAA
- the atpA gene encoding F0F1 ATP synthase subunit alpha has translation MQIRAEEISKIIRDQIQNFEQKVQMEEIGTVLSAGDGIAKVYGLDNAMSGELVEFPGGVYGIVFNLEEDNVGIVVMGDYEHIKEGDVVKRTGKIASVPVGEALIGRVVNPLGVPIDGKGPLNTTEYDVIEKIAPGIIKRKPVHEPLQTGIKAIDSMIPIGRGQRELIIGDRQTGKTAIVIDTIINQKGKGVICVYVAIGQKRSTVARIIDTLEKHGAMEYTIIVSATASDPAPLQFIAPFAGCTMGEYFRDRGKHALLIYDDLSKQATAYRQLSLLLRRPPGREAYPGDVFYLHSRLLERAAKLNDEFGAGSLTALPIIETQAGDVSAYIPTNVISITDGQIYLESDLFYSGIRPAVNVGLSVSRVGGAAQIKAMKQVAGRLRLELAQYRELAAFAQFGSDLDAATQAQLNRGEKLVELLKQGQYKPVPVEEQVLAIFCGVNGYLDDIPTKSVSKFESEFINYVKINKPEIINEIVDKKALSDELTAKIKATVEEFKKQFTA, from the coding sequence ATGCAGATTAGAGCTGAAGAGATTAGTAAAATTATAAGGGACCAAATTCAGAATTTTGAACAAAAAGTTCAAATGGAAGAGATTGGGACTGTCCTTAGTGCTGGTGATGGTATTGCTAAGGTGTATGGTCTTGATAATGCCATGTCTGGAGAGCTTGTGGAGTTTCCAGGTGGCGTATACGGAATTGTCTTCAACCTCGAAGAAGACAATGTCGGTATTGTTGTAATGGGTGATTATGAGCATATCAAAGAAGGTGATGTGGTAAAAAGGACTGGTAAGATTGCATCCGTTCCTGTCGGTGAAGCGCTTATTGGAAGGGTTGTGAACCCTCTTGGCGTTCCGATAGATGGGAAGGGGCCTCTTAATACCACCGAATATGATGTAATTGAGAAGATTGCTCCAGGTATTATTAAGAGGAAGCCTGTTCATGAGCCACTGCAGACTGGTATTAAAGCAATCGACTCAATGATCCCTATTGGTAGAGGTCAAAGGGAGCTTATCATTGGTGATAGGCAGACAGGTAAAACGGCTATAGTTATAGATACAATAATTAATCAGAAAGGAAAAGGTGTCATCTGTGTATATGTTGCTATTGGTCAGAAGAGATCAACAGTAGCGAGGATTATAGATACCCTGGAGAAACATGGTGCGATGGAGTACACGATAATAGTATCCGCTACCGCAAGTGATCCTGCTCCACTTCAATTTATTGCTCCATTTGCTGGTTGTACAATGGGTGAATACTTTAGAGATAGAGGTAAACATGCACTTTTGATATATGATGATCTCTCCAAGCAGGCAACCGCATATAGACAGCTTTCACTTCTTCTCAGAAGGCCACCCGGACGTGAAGCTTATCCTGGTGATGTTTTCTATCTGCATTCAAGATTGCTTGAAAGGGCTGCGAAGCTTAATGATGAATTTGGTGCTGGTTCTCTTACCGCTCTTCCGATCATTGAAACTCAGGCGGGGGACGTATCAGCATACATCCCAACAAACGTTATCTCTATTACGGATGGTCAGATATACCTTGAAAGTGACCTGTTTTACTCTGGTATAAGGCCTGCAGTTAACGTTGGTCTTTCTGTATCAAGGGTTGGTGGTGCTGCTCAGATAAAAGCTATGAAACAGGTTGCAGGTAGACTTCGTCTTGAGCTTGCACAGTACAGAGAGCTTGCGGCATTTGCTCAGTTTGGTAGCGATCTGGATGCTGCCACACAGGCTCAGCTCAATAGAGGTGAAAAATTGGTGGAGCTCTTGAAACAGGGGCAATACAAACCTGTACCAGTTGAAGAACAGGTTCTCGCAATATTCTGCGGTGTAAATGGATATCTGGACGATATCCCCACAAAGAGTGTTTCCAAATTTGAGTCTGAGTTTATAAACTATGTTAAAATAAATAAGCCGGAAATTATCAATGAAATAGTTGATAAAAAAGCTCTTTCTGACGAGCTTACAGCTAAGATAAAGGCAACTGTGGAAGAATTTAAAAAGCAGTTTACTGCGTAA
- the atpH gene encoding ATP synthase F1 subunit delta yields the protein MKDIVVSKRYASALYGSLVSLEEKNKVVEDFKGIKGSIENSSEMLKLIKSPIIKKSDKLKAIDAISNSLSLSKTVKDFLLLLVNKNRLSLFMSIYDSLIQLYNEDMGVTEAEVVLAVEVKDSILKEIEDTLSRVTGKKVTANPKINSAIIGGFVAKVKSSLYDASIKGQLDKLSEKMLEV from the coding sequence TTGAAAGATATAGTTGTTTCCAAAAGATACGCTTCAGCATTGTACGGATCTTTGGTCTCTTTAGAAGAGAAGAATAAAGTGGTGGAAGATTTTAAGGGGATTAAGGGAAGTATTGAAAACTCTTCTGAGATGCTAAAGCTTATAAAAAGTCCGATAATAAAAAAATCTGACAAGTTAAAAGCTATTGATGCGATTTCTAATTCTCTTTCCCTGTCTAAAACAGTAAAAGATTTTCTGTTGTTGCTTGTGAATAAAAATAGGTTATCGCTTTTTATGAGTATATATGATTCCTTGATCCAGCTTTACAATGAGGATATGGGTGTTACTGAGGCAGAGGTGGTGCTTGCTGTGGAAGTAAAGGATTCCATTTTGAAAGAGATCGAGGATACTTTAAGTAGGGTGACAGGTAAAAAAGTTACAGCAAATCCGAAAATCAATAGTGCTATTATCGGCGGTTTTGTTGCTAAAGTTAAGAGCAGCCTTTATGATGCAAGTATAAAAGGGCAGCTGGATAAGCTTTCGGAAAAAATGTTGGAAGTATAA
- a CDS encoding ATP synthase F0 subunit B, translated as MKRLILILTLILPPAVFASEGHGGGSNLVMGFVWRVVVFVVFAFILYKLLKDPLLNSLDKRTDDIKNALDEAIKARDEAQKELNEYKGKLASMNKELEEMKEKAFKAAEAEKAKIIAEAENTVERLKEFSESLIASDLIRAKTELKNYAFTLAKKVAEEKLKSSFDMSKHEVVINNYIKKIGEVS; from the coding sequence GTGAAACGATTGATATTAATTTTGACACTGATTTTACCTCCTGCTGTTTTTGCCTCTGAAGGGCATGGTGGAGGTAGTAATCTTGTAATGGGTTTTGTTTGGAGAGTTGTAGTTTTTGTTGTGTTTGCTTTTATTCTTTACAAACTTTTAAAAGATCCGCTGCTAAACAGCCTTGACAAAAGGACAGATGATATCAAGAATGCTCTTGATGAAGCTATAAAGGCAAGGGATGAAGCACAAAAAGAGCTTAATGAATATAAAGGTAAGCTTGCTTCGATGAATAAAGAGCTTGAAGAGATGAAAGAGAAAGCTTTTAAAGCTGCGGAAGCTGAGAAGGCTAAAATTATTGCTGAGGCTGAAAATACTGTTGAAAGGCTTAAAGAGTTTTCCGAGTCTTTGATTGCTTCTGATCTTATTAGAGCAAAAACAGAGCTTAAAAACTATGCGTTTACTTTAGCTAAAAAAGTAGCAGAGGAGAAGCTAAAGTCCAGTTTTGATATGAGTAAACATGAAGTCGTTATAAATAATTACATCAAAAAGATAGGAGAAGTAAGTTGA
- a CDS encoding ATP synthase F0 subunit B: MISIDFTLLLQMIQFLIILFVGKKLIYDPVSATIHSRNGKIQGLLKEAEGLRSEVAALKKEYEEKLADVKAEVADYQKKMRDEAVAVANEMVGKAKEEIDAKIASARKEIEIQVEKSKVVLSEESKALADLIVDKIIGKAA; the protein is encoded by the coding sequence ATGATTAGTATTGACTTTACGTTGCTGCTACAGATGATTCAGTTTTTGATAATCCTTTTCGTTGGTAAAAAGCTTATTTACGATCCAGTGTCTGCGACGATTCATAGTAGGAACGGGAAGATTCAAGGACTATTAAAAGAAGCTGAAGGTCTTAGAAGCGAAGTGGCTGCACTTAAGAAAGAATACGAAGAAAAGCTTGCCGATGTAAAGGCTGAAGTGGCTGATTATCAGAAAAAGATGAGGGATGAGGCGGTGGCTGTTGCTAACGAAATGGTGGGAAAAGCAAAAGAAGAGATTGATGCCAAGATTGCAAGTGCGAGAAAAGAGATAGAAATTCAGGTGGAAAAATCGAAAGTCGTTTTATCTGAAGAGTCAAAAGCTCTTGCGGATCTAATTGTTGATAAAATAATAGGGAAAGCTGCTTAA
- a CDS encoding phosphoglycerate kinase, with product MVRSVESLDVKGRRVFLRVDFNVPIKNGVVKDDTRIVEALKTINYLKEKGAKVIMASHLGRPKGEFNLEYSLKPVSEYFSAKFFPIKFVDDCIGEKVHSTVNDMKDGDVILLENLRFYKGEEKNLPEFSAALKEFTDVYVNDAFGTCHRKHASVFGLPELVEDKGAGFLVKKEVEYFEKLLKSPEKPFIAILGGAKVSDKIGVIKSLINLVDEIIIGGAMAYTFLKFLGKNTGKSLVENEYLGVVDETMKLSEEKGVKILLPIDHVCSDVFDGEPEYVSGVDIPDDLMGLDIGPATVELFEKEVLKAKTILWNGPMGVFENDNYNKGTFAIASALASSGAVTVVGGGDSVNAIKKAGVADKISHISTGGGASLEYIEFGSLPGIEILK from the coding sequence GTGGTTAGAAGTGTTGAGTCCCTTGATGTTAAAGGCAGAAGGGTTTTTTTAAGGGTAGATTTCAATGTACCGATAAAAAATGGTGTAGTCAAAGATGATACGAGGATTGTTGAGGCACTCAAAACTATCAATTACTTAAAAGAAAAGGGTGCAAAAGTTATTATGGCTTCCCATCTTGGTAGACCTAAAGGGGAGTTTAATCTGGAATACTCATTAAAACCAGTTTCTGAATACTTTTCAGCAAAATTTTTCCCAATAAAATTTGTGGACGACTGTATAGGTGAAAAGGTACATTCCACAGTAAATGATATGAAAGATGGTGATGTTATCCTACTGGAAAATCTCAGATTTTATAAGGGGGAAGAGAAGAATTTACCTGAATTTTCTGCTGCTTTAAAAGAGTTTACTGATGTTTATGTTAATGATGCCTTTGGCACCTGTCATAGAAAACATGCTTCAGTATTTGGCCTTCCGGAGTTAGTTGAAGATAAAGGAGCTGGTTTTCTTGTAAAAAAAGAGGTTGAATATTTCGAAAAACTTTTGAAATCACCGGAAAAACCTTTTATTGCCATACTTGGTGGTGCCAAGGTGAGTGATAAAATTGGTGTAATCAAAAGTCTAATTAATCTGGTTGATGAGATTATCATCGGTGGTGCGATGGCCTATACATTTTTGAAGTTTTTAGGGAAAAATACAGGTAAGTCTCTGGTGGAAAATGAGTATTTAGGTGTCGTAGATGAGACAATGAAGCTATCGGAAGAAAAAGGGGTGAAGATTTTATTGCCTATCGACCATGTATGTTCTGATGTTTTTGATGGTGAACCTGAATATGTAAGTGGCGTTGATATACCGGATGATTTGATGGGGCTCGATATTGGCCCAGCAACCGTAGAGCTTTTTGAAAAAGAGGTTTTAAAAGCTAAAACAATACTCTGGAATGGACCAATGGGTGTATTTGAGAATGATAATTACAATAAAGGAACATTTGCAATAGCGAGTGCCCTTGCCTCATCAGGTGCAGTCACCGTTGTGGGTGGCGGTGATTCTGTTAACGCCATAAAAAAGGCTGGAGTTGCAGATAAGATTTCCCATATATCCACCGGTGGCGGAGCTTCTCTGGAATATATAGAATTTGGTTCACTGCCTGGTATTGAGATACTTAAGTGA
- the gap gene encoding type I glyceraldehyde-3-phosphate dehydrogenase, whose translation MSLKVAINGFGRIGRCAFRAAYARKLDIDFVAINDLTDAKTLAHLLKYDSVHGIADLEVSYKDDSLIVNGKTIKVYAIKDPAQLPWKDLGVDVVLESSGIFTKREGASKHLTAGAKKVVISAPAEDPDITVALGVNFETYDKNKHHIISNASCTTNCLAPVAKVIHKKFGIINGLMTTIHSYTNDQRILDLPHKDLRRARAAALSMIPTSTGAAKAVGLVLPELKGKLDGLAIRVPTPNVSLVDLTCNVSKAVTKEEVNAAIKEAAEGEMKGILQYVDTELVSTDFNGNPHSSIFDAPLTKVIDGTCVKVFSWYDNEWGYSNRVAELLTKLF comes from the coding sequence ATGAGTCTAAAAGTAGCAATTAATGGATTTGGTCGCATCGGAAGGTGTGCCTTTAGAGCAGCATACGCCAGAAAACTTGATATTGATTTTGTTGCCATCAATGATTTAACTGATGCAAAAACGCTTGCGCATTTGTTAAAATATGATTCTGTTCATGGGATTGCTGACCTCGAGGTATCATATAAGGATGACTCTTTGATTGTAAATGGCAAGACAATAAAGGTTTATGCCATCAAAGATCCAGCTCAGCTTCCCTGGAAGGATCTTGGGGTGGATGTTGTGCTTGAATCCTCTGGTATCTTTACAAAGAGGGAAGGGGCATCTAAGCATCTTACTGCTGGTGCTAAAAAGGTTGTGATTTCTGCCCCAGCTGAAGATCCAGATATAACAGTTGCCCTGGGTGTAAACTTTGAAACCTATGATAAAAATAAGCATCACATCATTTCTAATGCATCATGTACCACAAACTGCCTTGCCCCTGTGGCAAAGGTTATACATAAAAAATTTGGTATTATCAATGGATTGATGACCACAATACATTCATATACAAATGACCAAAGGATTCTCGATCTTCCTCACAAAGATTTGAGACGGGCAAGAGCTGCTGCTCTGTCTATGATACCTACATCTACCGGTGCTGCGAAGGCAGTGGGATTAGTTTTACCGGAGCTTAAGGGGAAATTGGATGGTCTTGCCATCAGAGTTCCTACTCCAAATGTTTCTTTAGTGGATCTAACTTGCAATGTTTCTAAGGCTGTTACCAAAGAGGAAGTTAATGCTGCAATAAAAGAGGCTGCAGAAGGCGAAATGAAAGGGATACTTCAATACGTTGATACCGAGCTTGTGTCCACAGATTTCAATGGTAATCCACATTCATCTATTTTCGATGCTCCTCTGACAAAGGTAATAGATGGAACCTGTGTAAAAGTATTTAGCTGGTATGATAACGAGTGGGGTTATTCGAATAGGGTGGCCGAACTTTTGACGAAACTATTTTAA